Proteins from a single region of Desulfobacterales bacterium:
- the ilvC gene encoding ketol-acid reductoisomerase: MATIDFGGVIEEVITSEEFTLEKAKSILKDEKIVILGYGVQGPSQALNLRDNGINVIIGQIEGDDYWKKAMKDGFVPGESLFPIEEAAKKGTMIMNLLSDAGQTATWPMLKKCLNPGDALYFSHGFSIVYKDQTGIIPPDNVDVILVAPKGSGTNVRRNFLEGSGINSSYAVYQDYTGKAKDRTIAIGIAVGSGYLFPTTFDKEVFSDLTGERGVLMGCLAGVMEAQYNTLRKNGHSPSEAFNETVEELTQSLIRLVAENGMDWMFSNCSTTAQRGALDWAPKFRDAVMPVFTDLYKSVVTGKETKRVLEANSAPDYLQKLRIELDTIKNSEMWKAGAAVRSLRPENRKK; this comes from the coding sequence ATGGCAACAATTGATTTTGGCGGAGTTATCGAAGAAGTTATTACATCTGAAGAATTTACTTTAGAAAAAGCAAAAAGCATACTTAAAGACGAAAAAATAGTAATTTTAGGTTATGGAGTTCAGGGACCAAGCCAAGCGCTTAATCTTAGAGACAACGGAATAAATGTTATTATTGGACAAATCGAAGGCGATGATTACTGGAAAAAAGCAATGAAAGACGGTTTTGTTCCTGGCGAAAGTCTTTTTCCAATTGAAGAAGCCGCTAAAAAAGGGACTATGATTATGAATCTTTTATCAGATGCTGGACAAACTGCTACATGGCCTATGCTAAAAAAATGTTTGAATCCAGGGGATGCTTTATATTTTTCCCATGGTTTTTCAATTGTTTATAAGGACCAGACAGGCATTATTCCTCCTGATAATGTTGATGTAATCTTAGTTGCTCCAAAAGGTTCTGGAACAAACGTAAGAAGAAATTTTCTTGAAGGCAGCGGAATAAATTCAAGCTACGCGGTTTATCAGGACTATACAGGAAAAGCAAAAGATAGAACTATCGCTATAGGTATAGCTGTAGGTTCAGGTTATCTTTTCCCAACTACTTTTGATAAAGAAGTTTTTAGCGATCTTACAGGTGAAAGAGGCGTTTTAATGGGATGTTTAGCTGGAGTAATGGAAGCTCAGTATAATACTCTTCGAAAAAATGGACACAGCCCAAGCGAAGCTTTTAACGAAACAGTAGAAGAACTTACCCAAAGCCTTATACGTCTTGTAGCTGAAAACGGTATGGATTGGATGTTTTCAAATTGCAGCACTACAGCTCAAAGAGGTGCTCTTGATTGGGCTCCAAAATTTAGAGATGCTGTTATGCCTGTATTTACTGATCTTTATAAAAGTGTTGTTACTGGCAAAGAAACAAAAAGAGTTTTAGAAGCTAACAGTGCTCCTGATTATCTCCAAAAATTAAGAATAGAGCTTGACACAATTAAAAATTCTGAAATGTGGAAAGCTGGCG
- the ilvN gene encoding acetolactate synthase small subunit encodes MENGKTVLSIIVDNQPGVLSRIAGLFSGRGYNIESLCVAETDDPLVSRITLVTKGNKLIIEQIKKQLHKLINVITVHDLTETKYVERELALIKINAKPKDRAEILRMVDVFRSKVIDVGHEHFTIEITGDEEKLKAFINILKPMGIKEIARTGTIALARELQ; translated from the coding sequence ATGGAAAACGGAAAAACTGTTCTTTCAATCATTGTAGATAACCAACCTGGAGTTCTTTCAAGAATAGCCGGTTTATTTAGCGGCAGAGGCTATAATATTGAAAGCCTTTGTGTAGCCGAAACTGACGATCCTCTTGTTTCAAGAATAACTCTTGTTACAAAAGGCAATAAATTAATTATCGAACAAATAAAAAAACAGCTTCACAAGTTAATCAATGTAATAACAGTTCATGATTTAACTGAAACTAAATATGTGGAAAGAGAACTTGCTCTTATAAAAATTAATGCCAAACCTAAAGACAGAGCAGAAATTTTGCGAATGGTCGATGTTTTTAGAAGTAAGGTTATTGATGTTGGTCATGAACATTTTACTATTGAAATTACAGGAGATGAAGAAAAACTCAAAGCTTTTATAAATATTCTAAAACCAATGGGAATAAAAGAGATAGCAAGAACAGGCACCATAGCCCTTGCTCGCGAATTACAATAA